Proteins co-encoded in one Oreochromis aureus strain Israel breed Guangdong linkage group 3, ZZ_aureus, whole genome shotgun sequence genomic window:
- the arrdc2 gene encoding arrestin domain-containing protein 2 isoform X2: MIFDKLKKFDIVFDSPEVDCPPVYSSGDVVSGRVVLELSGESRVDSLKLHAEGFAKVHWTESRSAGSSTAYTQNYSDEVEYLNRREVLLQADNGEVTVLPAGRHEFPFSFQLPEETLVTSFEGKHGSIRYWVKVKLHRPWATVKKIKKEFTVIEPIDINTPALLAPQAGTKDKMARAWYRSFGQVSVTAKIDRKGYTPGEVIPVFAEFDNSTSRSVVPKAFIIQTQTFIARGTMKQKRSVVATLCGDIVGAKRRETWHGRAIKIPPVGPSILQCRIIKVEYMLKVCVDVPGTSKLCLELPLVIGTIPLHPFGSRTSSVSSQYSVNLEWLRMAIPEQPEPPPDYSSVVTEEEAEQRHNAVASQQAEDLSGILERPLMAFVQEFRFRPPPVYSEIDPNPQPINMRPRCMTC, encoded by the exons ATGATTTTCGACAAGCTGAAAAAGTTTGACATAGTCTTCGACTCTCCGGAGGTGGACTGTCCTCCTGTGTACAGCAGTGGGGATGTGGTGTCCGGGCGGGTGGTGCTGGAGCTGTCCGGGGAGAGTCGGGTAGACTCCCTGAAGCTTCACGCTGAGGGTTTTGCAAAAGTGCACTGGACCGAGTCCCGATCGGCGGGCTCCAGCACCGCGTACACCCAGAACTACAGCGACGAAGTGGAGTACCTGAACCGCAGAGAGGTGCTGCTGCAGGCAG ATAACGGTGAAGTGACAGTCCTACCTGCTGGCAGACACGAGTTTCCATTCAGCTTCCAGCTGCCAGAAGAAACTCTGGTCACCTCCTTCGAGGGAAAACATGGCAGCATCCGTTACTGGGTCAAAGTTAAGCTACACAGGCCGTGGGCCACAGTCAAGAAAATCAAGAAGGAATTTACAGTCATCGAGCCCATCGACATTAACACGCCAGCCTTACTG GCACCACAGGCAGGTACGAAGGATAAAATGGCGCGGGCGTGGTACCGCAGCTTTGGGCAGGTGTCGGTAACTGCAAAGATTGACCGCAAAGGCTACACACCAG GCGAGGTGATACCAGTCTTTGCCGAGTTCGACAACTCTACCTCCAGATCTGTTGTCCCCAAAGCTTTTATCATTCAGACGCAGACGTTCATCGCCCGCGGCACCATGAAGCAGAAGCGCTCCGTCGTGGCCACGCTTTGCGGTGACATCGTTGGTGCCAAACGTCGGGAAACCTGGCACGGTCGCGCCATCAAAATCCCACCCGTAGGTCCGTCCATCCTGCAGTGCCGCATCATCAAAGTGGAGTACATGCTGAAG GTTTGTGTTGATGTACCCGGAACGTCCAAGCTGTGTCTCGAGCTGCCTCTGGTCATAGGCACCATACCCCTCCATCCCTTTGGCAGCCGGACATCCAGCGTTAGCAGCCAGTACAGCGTCAACCTGGAGTGGCTGCGCATGGCCATCCCCGAGCAGCCGGAGC CTCCTCCAGATTACAGCTCTGTGGTGACCGAGGAGGAGGCCGAGCAGCGCCACAACGCCGTGGCCTCGCAACAGGCTGAAGACCTCAGCGGGATCCTGGAGCGACCCCTAATGGCTTTTGTCCAAGAGTTTCGCTTCAGACCTCCGCCGGTGTACAGCGAG ATTGACCCCAACCCTCAGCCCATCAACATGAGACCTCGCTGCATGACATGTTGA
- the arrdc2 gene encoding arrestin domain-containing protein 2 isoform X1 — MIFDKLKKFDIVFDSPEVDCPPVYSSGDVVSGRVVLELSGESRVDSLKLHAEGFAKVHWTESRSAGSSTAYTQNYSDEVEYLNRREVLLQAGQSNNGEVTVLPAGRHEFPFSFQLPEETLVTSFEGKHGSIRYWVKVKLHRPWATVKKIKKEFTVIEPIDINTPALLAPQAGTKDKMARAWYRSFGQVSVTAKIDRKGYTPGEVIPVFAEFDNSTSRSVVPKAFIIQTQTFIARGTMKQKRSVVATLCGDIVGAKRRETWHGRAIKIPPVGPSILQCRIIKVEYMLKVCVDVPGTSKLCLELPLVIGTIPLHPFGSRTSSVSSQYSVNLEWLRMAIPEQPEPPPDYSSVVTEEEAEQRHNAVASQQAEDLSGILERPLMAFVQEFRFRPPPVYSEIDPNPQPINMRPRCMTC, encoded by the exons ATGATTTTCGACAAGCTGAAAAAGTTTGACATAGTCTTCGACTCTCCGGAGGTGGACTGTCCTCCTGTGTACAGCAGTGGGGATGTGGTGTCCGGGCGGGTGGTGCTGGAGCTGTCCGGGGAGAGTCGGGTAGACTCCCTGAAGCTTCACGCTGAGGGTTTTGCAAAAGTGCACTGGACCGAGTCCCGATCGGCGGGCTCCAGCACCGCGTACACCCAGAACTACAGCGACGAAGTGGAGTACCTGAACCGCAGAGAGGTGCTGCTGCAGGCAGGTCAGTCCA ATAACGGTGAAGTGACAGTCCTACCTGCTGGCAGACACGAGTTTCCATTCAGCTTCCAGCTGCCAGAAGAAACTCTGGTCACCTCCTTCGAGGGAAAACATGGCAGCATCCGTTACTGGGTCAAAGTTAAGCTACACAGGCCGTGGGCCACAGTCAAGAAAATCAAGAAGGAATTTACAGTCATCGAGCCCATCGACATTAACACGCCAGCCTTACTG GCACCACAGGCAGGTACGAAGGATAAAATGGCGCGGGCGTGGTACCGCAGCTTTGGGCAGGTGTCGGTAACTGCAAAGATTGACCGCAAAGGCTACACACCAG GCGAGGTGATACCAGTCTTTGCCGAGTTCGACAACTCTACCTCCAGATCTGTTGTCCCCAAAGCTTTTATCATTCAGACGCAGACGTTCATCGCCCGCGGCACCATGAAGCAGAAGCGCTCCGTCGTGGCCACGCTTTGCGGTGACATCGTTGGTGCCAAACGTCGGGAAACCTGGCACGGTCGCGCCATCAAAATCCCACCCGTAGGTCCGTCCATCCTGCAGTGCCGCATCATCAAAGTGGAGTACATGCTGAAG GTTTGTGTTGATGTACCCGGAACGTCCAAGCTGTGTCTCGAGCTGCCTCTGGTCATAGGCACCATACCCCTCCATCCCTTTGGCAGCCGGACATCCAGCGTTAGCAGCCAGTACAGCGTCAACCTGGAGTGGCTGCGCATGGCCATCCCCGAGCAGCCGGAGC CTCCTCCAGATTACAGCTCTGTGGTGACCGAGGAGGAGGCCGAGCAGCGCCACAACGCCGTGGCCTCGCAACAGGCTGAAGACCTCAGCGGGATCCTGGAGCGACCCCTAATGGCTTTTGTCCAAGAGTTTCGCTTCAGACCTCCGCCGGTGTACAGCGAG ATTGACCCCAACCCTCAGCCCATCAACATGAGACCTCGCTGCATGACATGTTGA
- the arrdc2 gene encoding arrestin domain-containing protein 2 isoform X3, with product MALSSIKSFILELDGPADAAFTGGEVVSGQVVLELRRNTRVHSMKVLGRGVATAHWLENRGMNSVYNDYTSKVTYFRKRQHLIRDNGEVTVLPAGRHEFPFSFQLPEETLVTSFEGKHGSIRYWVKVKLHRPWATVKKIKKEFTVIEPIDINTPALLAPQAGTKDKMARAWYRSFGQVSVTAKIDRKGYTPGEVIPVFAEFDNSTSRSVVPKAFIIQTQTFIARGTMKQKRSVVATLCGDIVGAKRRETWHGRAIKIPPVGPSILQCRIIKVEYMLKVCVDVPGTSKLCLELPLVIGTIPLHPFGSRTSSVSSQYSVNLEWLRMAIPEQPEPPPDYSSVVTEEEAEQRHNAVASQQAEDLSGILERPLMAFVQEFRFRPPPVYSEIDPNPQPINMRPRCMTC from the exons ATGGCACTGAGCTCCATAAAGTCCTTCATCCTAGAGCTGGATGGTCCGGCTGATGCGGCGTTCACTGGAGGGGAGGTGGTGTCTGGCCAGGTGGTCCTGGAGCTGCGCAGGAACACCAGAGTACACTCCATGAAGGTGCTGGGACGAGGAGTAGCCACAGCACACTGGCTGGAAAACCGTGGCATGAACTCTGTCTATAATGACTACACCTCCAAGGTCACCTATTTCAGGAAGAGACAGCATCTGATCAGAG ATAACGGTGAAGTGACAGTCCTACCTGCTGGCAGACACGAGTTTCCATTCAGCTTCCAGCTGCCAGAAGAAACTCTGGTCACCTCCTTCGAGGGAAAACATGGCAGCATCCGTTACTGGGTCAAAGTTAAGCTACACAGGCCGTGGGCCACAGTCAAGAAAATCAAGAAGGAATTTACAGTCATCGAGCCCATCGACATTAACACGCCAGCCTTACTG GCACCACAGGCAGGTACGAAGGATAAAATGGCGCGGGCGTGGTACCGCAGCTTTGGGCAGGTGTCGGTAACTGCAAAGATTGACCGCAAAGGCTACACACCAG GCGAGGTGATACCAGTCTTTGCCGAGTTCGACAACTCTACCTCCAGATCTGTTGTCCCCAAAGCTTTTATCATTCAGACGCAGACGTTCATCGCCCGCGGCACCATGAAGCAGAAGCGCTCCGTCGTGGCCACGCTTTGCGGTGACATCGTTGGTGCCAAACGTCGGGAAACCTGGCACGGTCGCGCCATCAAAATCCCACCCGTAGGTCCGTCCATCCTGCAGTGCCGCATCATCAAAGTGGAGTACATGCTGAAG GTTTGTGTTGATGTACCCGGAACGTCCAAGCTGTGTCTCGAGCTGCCTCTGGTCATAGGCACCATACCCCTCCATCCCTTTGGCAGCCGGACATCCAGCGTTAGCAGCCAGTACAGCGTCAACCTGGAGTGGCTGCGCATGGCCATCCCCGAGCAGCCGGAGC CTCCTCCAGATTACAGCTCTGTGGTGACCGAGGAGGAGGCCGAGCAGCGCCACAACGCCGTGGCCTCGCAACAGGCTGAAGACCTCAGCGGGATCCTGGAGCGACCCCTAATGGCTTTTGTCCAAGAGTTTCGCTTCAGACCTCCGCCGGTGTACAGCGAG ATTGACCCCAACCCTCAGCCCATCAACATGAGACCTCGCTGCATGACATGTTGA